The following are encoded in a window of Narcine bancroftii isolate sNarBan1 chromosome 2, sNarBan1.hap1, whole genome shotgun sequence genomic DNA:
- the cysltr3 gene encoding cysteinyl leukotriene receptor 1, with protein sequence MDWSAMDRNNATNSCRIDAFKFPVFTSVYSVVLAVGLVCNSSALYVFVRLTQRKSASTVFMINLALSDLFFNLTLPYRITYYWQDEWRLGSFLCRISTYAFYLNLYSSIFFLTALSIFRYVAIVHPVRARSLLTVRRALAVCLAIWLFVGLTSVPFLLASPHLRQGRYRCFEPRNMSWEQILKMNYMALVLGFLAPFLAIIVCYARIVRRLCSPSHQLPRSARSSRRRPVCMIFIVLSSFLFCFLPYHVLRTVHLHLMVQGGSCRPRTILVQKAIVVTLCLAASNSCLNPLLYYFVGENFRSTVKSSLTFRGRWQSVRSTSSCPERSNAAPDVF encoded by the coding sequence ATGGACTGGTCTGCGATGGACAGGAACAACGCCACGAACAGCTGCCGGATCGACGCCTTCAAGTTCCCCGTGTTCACCAGCGTGTACAGCGTGGTACTGGCCGTGGGGCTGGTGTGCAACTCCAGCGCCCTGTACGTCTTCGTGCGACTGACCCAGCGCAAGTCGGCGAGCACCGTCTTTATGATCAACCTGGCCCTGTCCGACCTGTTCTTCAACCTGACGCTGCCCTACCGGATCACCTACTACTGGCAGGACGAGTGGCGGCTCGGCTCCTTCCTCTGCCGCATCTCCACCTACGCCTTCTACCTCAACCTCTACTCCAGCATTTTCTTCCTCACGGCGCTGAGCATCTTCCGCTATGTGGCCATCGTGCACCCGGTGCGGGCCAGGAGCCTGTTGACGGTGCGCAGAGCCCTGGCCGTCTGCCTGGCCATCTGGCTCTTCGTGGGGCTGACCTCGGTGCCTTTCCTGCTGGCCTCGCCGCACCTGCGCCAGGGCAGGTACCGCTGCTTCGAGCCCCGGAACATGAGCTGGGAGCAGATCCTGAAGATGAACTACATGGCGTTGGTGCTGGGCTTCCTCGCCCCCTTCCTGGCCATCATCGTCTGCTACGCCCGCATCGTCCGCCGCCTGTGCTCCCCCAGCCACCAGCTGCCCCGCTCGGCGCGCTCGTCCAGGAGGAGACCGGTGTGTATGATCTTCATcgtcctctcctccttcctcttctgcttcctgcCCTACCACGTCCTCCGGACCGTCCACCTGCACCTCATGGTGCAGGGAGGCTCCTGCCGGCCGCGCACCATCCTGGTGCAGAAGGCCATCGTGGTGACCCTCTGCCTGGCCGCCTCCAACAGCTGCCTCAACCCCCTGCTCTACTACTTCGTGGGAGAGAACTTCCGAAGCACCGTCAAGAGCTCCCTCACCTTCCGCGGCCGCTGGCAGTCGGTGCGCTCCACCTCGTCCTGCCCGGAGCGCAGCAACGCGGCCCCCGACGTTTTCTGA